Proteins from one Thermomicrobiales bacterium genomic window:
- a CDS encoding glucose 1-dehydrogenase: MSLPQIFDLTDRVAIVTGAGSGLGVIFSEALSEAGATVVCADIQLDAAEKTAASLREVGRSAAAVGADVSDAGAARAMVDEAVRQFGRLDIIVNNAGIAAVGAPEDVDPAEWAQVIAVNLSGVFYCAQAAARAMIELGNGGSIINIASILGDGASLPVAATAYAASKGGVVNLTRDLAVHWAEHGIRVNAIGPAYFPSTMTEGIFAEPQMLQAIEERTPLGRVGRPEELRGPIVFLASDAASYVTGQTLYVDGGWTSW; the protein is encoded by the coding sequence ATGTCACTGCCACAGATATTTGACCTGACCGATCGCGTCGCCATTGTGACTGGCGCTGGCTCCGGGCTGGGCGTCATATTCAGCGAAGCCCTGAGCGAGGCCGGTGCGACGGTCGTCTGCGCCGACATTCAGCTCGATGCTGCCGAGAAGACGGCTGCAAGTCTCCGTGAAGTGGGGCGTTCGGCAGCGGCGGTCGGGGCCGATGTCTCCGACGCCGGGGCGGCGCGTGCCATGGTCGACGAGGCGGTGCGGCAGTTTGGGCGGCTGGACATCATCGTCAACAACGCCGGTATTGCCGCCGTTGGTGCGCCCGAGGACGTCGATCCGGCTGAGTGGGCGCAGGTGATCGCCGTCAATCTCAGCGGCGTGTTCTACTGCGCACAGGCTGCGGCCCGCGCGATGATCGAGCTTGGCAACGGCGGCAGCATCATCAATATCGCGTCGATCCTCGGCGACGGCGCATCGCTGCCGGTGGCCGCGACCGCCTACGCAGCCAGTAAGGGCGGCGTCGTGAACCTGACGCGCGACCTGGCGGTCCACTGGGCAGAGCATGGCATTCGCGTAAATGCGATCGGCCCGGCCTACTTCCCGTCCACCATGACTGAAGGCATCTTCGCCGAGCCGCAGATGCTGCAGGCAATTGAAGAGCGCACGCCACTCGGCCGCGTTGGTCGCCCGGAAGAGCTGCGCGGCCCGATTGTCTTCCTGGCCTCCGACGCCGCGTCGTATGTCACCGGCCAGACGCTGTACGTTGATGGCGGCTGGACGTCCTGGTAG